A single Phragmites australis chromosome 4, lpPhrAust1.1, whole genome shotgun sequence DNA region contains:
- the LOC133915358 gene encoding leucine-rich repeat receptor-like serine/threonine-protein kinase BAM1 → MRLLALLLLLALAAGAAGGDADADALLAAKAALSDPTGALASWKNGTADHCAWAGVTCAPRGGGNAGVVVGLDVSGLNLSGALPPALSRLRRLQRLSVAANSFYGPIPGSLARLQLLTHLNLSNNAFNGSFPPALARLRALRVLDLYNNNLTSPLPMEVVQMPLLRHLHLGGNFFSGEIPLEYGQWARLQYLAVSGNELSGKIPPELGNLTSLRELYIGYYNSYTGGLPPELGNLTELVRLDAANCGLSGEIPLELGRLQNLDTLFLQVNGFTGSIPSELGYLKSLSSLDLSNNALTGEIPASFSELKNLTLLNLFRNKLRGDIPDFVGDLPSLEVLQLWENNFTGGVPRRLGRNGRLQLLDLSSNKLTGMLPPELCAGGKLQTLIALGNFLFGAIPDSLGQCMSLSRVRLGENYLNGSIPKGLFELPKLTQVELQDNLLTGNFPAVIGVAAPNLGEISLSNNQLKGALPASLGNFSGVQKLLLDQNSFSGAVPPEIGRLQQLSKADLSSNKFEGGVPPEIGKCRLLTYLDMSQNNLSGKIPPGISGMRILNYLNLSTNHLDGEIPPSIATMQSLTAVDFSYNNFSGLVPGTGQFSYFNATSFVGNPGLCGPYLGLCRPGIAGSDHTAHAHGGLSNSVKLLIALGLLVCSIAFAAAAILKARSLKKASEARVWKLTAFQRLDFTSDDVVDCLKEDNIIGKGGAGIVYKGAMPNGELVAVKRLPTMGRDSSHDHGFSAEIQTLGRIRHRHIVRLLGFCSNNETNLLVYEYMPNGSLGEMLHGKKGGHLHWDTRYNIAIEAAKGLCYLHHDCSPLILHRDVKSNNILLDSNFEAHVADFGLAKFLQDSGASECMSAIAGSYGYIAPEYAYTLKVDEKSDVYSFGVVLLELVTGRKPVGEFGDGVDIVQWTKMMTDSNKEQVMKILDPRLSTVPLHEVMHVFYVALLCIEEQSVQRPTMREVVQILSELPKPSPKQGEEVPNAGDGSASNPLHPAPAGGSNEAPTGEAKDQQQQQTSSQSSPPPDLISI, encoded by the exons ATGCGCCTCCTCGCGCTGCTCCTGCTCCTTGCCCTcgcggccggcgcggcgggTGGCGACGCGGACGCGGACGCGCTGCTCGCGGCGAAGGCGGCCCTCTCCGATCCCACCGGCGCGCTCGCGTCCTGGAAGAACGGGACCGCGGACCACTGCGCGTGGGCCGGGGTGACCTGCGCGCCCCGCGGCGGGGGAAACGCGGGCGTTGTCGTCGGGCTCGACGTCTCGGGGCTCAACCTCTCCGGCGCGCTACCGCCCGCGCTGTCCCGGCTCCGCCGCCTCCAGCGCCTCTCCGTCGCCGCTAACTCCTTCTACGGCCCCATCCCGGGGTCGCTCGCGCGCCTGCAGCTTCTCACCCACCTCAACCTCTCCAACAACGCCTTCAACGGCTCCTTCCCGCCGGCGCTCGCGCGGCTCCGCGCGCTCCGGGTGCTCGACCTCTACAACAACAACCTCACCAGCCCGCTGCCCATGGAGGTTGTGCAGATGCCGCTGCTCCGACACCTTCACCTCGGCGGCAACTTCTTCTCCGGGGAGATCCCTCTGGAGTACGGCCAGTGGGCGCGGCTGCAGTACCTTGCCGTCTCCGGGAACGAACTCTCCGGCAAAATACCACCGGAGCTGGGGAACCTCACCAGCCTCAGGGAGCTGTACATTGGGTATTACAACAGTTACACCGGTGGGCTCCCGCCGGAGCTGGGGAACCTGACTGAGCTGGTCCGGCTCGACGCCGCGAACTGCGGGCTCTCCGGCGAAATCCCGCTGGAGCTCGGGAGGCTGCAGAATCTGGACACGCTCTTCCTGCAGGTGAACGGCTTCACCGGCAGCATACCGTCGGAGCTGGGGTATCTCAAGAGCCTCAGTTCTTTGGACCTGTCGAACAATGCGCTCACCGGGGAGATACCGGCGAGCTTCTCCGAGCTCAAGAACCTGACGCTGCTCAACCTGTTCCGCAACAAGCTGCGTGGTGACATCCCCGACTTCGTCGGCGACCTGCCCAGCCTCGAGGTTCTGCAGCTGTGGGAGAACAACTTCACCGGCGGTGTGCCACGCCGCCTCGGCCGCaacggccgcctccagctgcTCGACCTCTCGTCGAACAAGCTCACCGGCATGCTGCCGCCGGAGCTCTGCGCGGGGGGCAAGCTGCAGACGCTCATCGCGCTCGGCAACTTCTTGTTCGGCGCCATCCCAGACTCACTCGGCCAATGCATGTCCTTGAGCCGCGTCCGTCTTGGTGAGAACTACCTCAACGGCTCAATTCCGAAGGGGCTCTTTGAATTGCCGAAGCTGACGCAGGTTGAGCTGCAAGATAACCTCCTCACTGGTAATTTCCCGGCCGTGATCGGCGTTGCAGCCCCTAATCTTGGGGAGATCAGCCTGTCCAACAACCAGCTTAAGGGCGCATTGCCGGCATCTCTTGGAAACTTCTCTGGTGTTCAGAAGCTGCTTCTTGATCAGAACTCGTTCTCTGGTGCTGTACCTCCGGAGATTGGTCGGCTGCAGCAGCTCTCCAAGGCTGACCTTAGCAGCAACAAGTTTGAGGGAGGTGTACCACCGGAGATTGGGAAATGCCGGCTTCTCACTTACTTGGACATGAGCCAAAACAACCTCTCTGGGAAGATACCTCCGGGCATCTCTGGTATGAGGATACTGAACTACCTCAACCTGTCCACGAACCACCTTGATGGAGAGATACCTCCATCCATCGCGACGATGCAGAGCTTGACGGCGGTCGACTTCTCATATAACAACTTTTCCGGGCTTGTGCCTGGGACTGGCCAGTTCAGCTACTTCAATGCCACATCTTTCGTTGGCAACCCAGGCCTGTGTGGACCGTACCTCGGACTATGCCGCCCCGGCATTGCTGGCTCCGACCACACTGCCCATGCCCATGGTGGGCTGTCCAATAGCGTCAAGCTGCTCATTGCCCTTGGCTTGCTGGTTTGCTCCATTGCATTTGCTGCTGCAGCGATTCTGAAGGCCCGGTCATTGAAGAAAGCTAGTGAAGCACGTGTATGGAAACTCACTGCATTTCAGCGCCTTGACTTCACCAGTGATGATGTGGTAGATTGCTTGAAAGAGGATAACATTATCGGCAAAGGTGGCGCTGGGATTGTGTACAAGGGGGCAATGCCGAATGGTGAACTTGTGGCTGTGAAGAGGCTCCCAACAATGGGCCGTGACTCATCACATGATCATGGGTTCTCGGCAGAGATACAAACTCTCGGGAGAATTCGGCACCGTCATATTGTGCGCCTGCTAGGCTTCTGCTCAAACAATGAGACTAACCTGCTGGTTTATGAATATATGCCCAATGGCAGCCTTGGGGAGATGCTCCATGGCAAGAAGGGAGGGCACCTGCACTGGGACACCCGGTACAATATTGCTATTGAGGCTGCCAAAGGGCTCTGCTACTTGCACCATGATTGTTCACCGTTGATACTTCACCGTGACGTCAAGTCAAACAATATACTTCTTGACTCCAACTTTGAAGCTCATGTGGCTGACTTCGGGCTAGCAAAATTCTTGCAGGACTCCGGTGCATCTGAGTGCATGTCCGCCATTGCTGGCTCATATGGCTACATTGCGCCAG AATATGCATACACACTCAAGGTTGACGAGAAGAGTGATGTTTATAGCTTTGGTGTTGTGCTTCTTGAGCTGGTCACTGGAAGGAAGCCAGTAGGTGAGTTTGGTGATGGTGTGGACATTGTCCAATGGACGAAGATGATGACAGACTCAAACAAAGAACAAGTGATGAAGATCCTGGACCCAAGGCTCTCAACTGTTCCGCTGCATGAGGTCATGCATGTCTTCTATGTTGCGTTACTTTGCATCGAGGAGCAAAGCGTGCAGCGCCCAACGATGAGGGAGGTTGTGCAAATCCTGAGTGAGCTTCCAAAGCCATCTCCCAAGCAAGGAGAAGAGGTTCCAAATGCTGGTGATGGTTCTGCATCCAATCCTCTTCATCCAGCTCCGGCTGGTGGATCCAATGAAGCACCAACTGGCGAAGCGAAAGATCAGCAACAGCAGCAAACAAGCTCGCAGTCATCGCCGCCTCCTGATCTCATCAGCATCTGA